From a region of the Besnoitia besnoiti strain Bb-Ger1 chromosome I, whole genome shotgun sequence genome:
- a CDS encoding hypothetical protein (encoded by transcript BESB_006300) produces MSLCAGAALILACLPSAMKANDPALQKPPTDGSRYCARSARYTAQYLQAATIRKHVALSASQLRRCRSQKGTAPASSSCSNTGSHFGGAVNLSHSLRSGLGRPMAKPAQQNVRVSQQRQAQSLPYNGEPSAAATFRYKAKAKETGEQLDEAKRASAKLTEELAAAESRLDELRESTVSKAEYNEVKGLLLEAREEVKTRDAEIDSLKKQLHAEQQEKVKLRDALTAKPSRSEQANRAGKRDAAGNHEEVDPAAQRQESTAFTDVVCELEKLRSSAKAKGAFSARRSTALVGGYCHSTTEAEQASAACDASATIGAVFQNRSQPVCLPADCVRRRPTRTSAARRSFAAPRASRCAAADDGKSAAPTRVLHAADGRAAAAPSPN; encoded by the exons ATGTCTCTATGTGCGGGGGCTGCGCTCATCCTGGCTTGTCTGCCGTCCGCCATGAAGGCTAATGATCCTGCGTTGCAGAAACCACCGACTGACGGCAGTCGATACTGCGCGCGATCCGCTCGCTACACAGCCCAATATCTACAAGCTGCGACAATTCGAAAGCATGTGGCTCTGTCTGCTTCCCAGCTTCGCCGATGCCGAAGTCAAAAGGGTACCGCTCCGGCTTCGAGCTCCTGCTCAAATACCGGTAGCCACTTTGGCGGCGCTGTCAACTTGTCCCATTCCCTTCGCTCGGGCCTCGGCAGACCCATGGCCAAACCTGCGCAACAGAACGTTCGCGTTTCACAACAGCGGCAAGCCCAGAGTTTACCCTACAATGGGGagccctccgcagctgccacGTTCC GCTACAAGGCgaaagcgaaggagacgggCGAGCAGCTTGACGAGGCCAAACGAGCCAGCGCAAAG CTCACAGAAGAGCTTGCTGCTGCCGAAAGTCGCCTTGACGAACTGCGAGAGAGCACCGTCAGCAAGGCCGAGTACAACGAGGTCAAAGGTCTCCTGttggaggcgcgagaggaggtcAAAACACGAGACGCCGAGATCGACTCCCTCAAGAAACAGCTCCACGCGGAACAGCAAGAAAAAGTCAAACTCCGGGACGCTCTGACGGCGAAAC CTTCGCGCTCGGAACAAGCAAACCGCGCGGGAAAACGCGACGCTGCAGGCAACCACGAGGAGGTCGACCCGGCTGCCCAGCGGCAGGAGAGCACAGCCTTTACAGATGTCGTGTGTGAGCTCGAGAAGCTCCGCAGCTCTGCGAAAGCTAAAGGTGCGTTTAGCGCAAGGCGAAGCACCGCGCTCGTGGGAGGTTACTGTCACTCAACCACCGAAGCAGAGCAGgcatccgccgcctgcgatgCATCCGCCACTATAGGGGCCGTCTTCCAGAACCGGAGCCAGCCCGTATGCCTGCCTGCGGACTGCGTGCGTCGCAGACCAACGCGGACGTCAGCTGCAAGAAGAAGTTtcgcagctccgcgagcgtctcgctgcgcagcggcggacgacggAAAAAGCGCAGCACCAACTCGCGTGCTTCATGCAGCGGAtggacgcgctgcggcggcaccGAGCCCAAACTGA
- a CDS encoding hypothetical protein (encoded by transcript BESB_006330): MAPLPSSPGYRGVPGSHPQPGKTLPVSSDSSPREPPRFPSLASLRPSALLSPALSRHDALARTRSMCSQSAASASSASSKDSASASSSTNSSASCSPLRSPSLGPKSPLAASSLRCFAVFTLTPRGEEKVAVAWRVGRAQRPAFESVLRRVAAAYRARLLASSSGEEFLGAQERLRQQVLRWTQGAVFCLLEAPRAGVQFAPAEMQLYVAVSDSLQLPPAVVFELMGLACQEYAALTGKRWSRVAAPNGGEPEDSSESEASAPSWPGRRASFSSTSENAESGAGAAGERNRQREAQVTPATHPDREQCEEEASPRATCLQGRRRGSGGDGRRDRAAFENFLHLLLILPEPRLLSSFRRQIASSPLSTSLYSVASPAPSSRLSSSRASPVQGPLPSASDASFGSQHSPSSLPRVSSPPSRDTRHAPARRRAVAEARESTGDSPPASGGAPSDAESRTASAAPSGLSPAETYRETPGATQTDLVCPSAVLPCSIASSASPLFSLPFRFLHPEPSQRELAPAKSPPAPPAASSLSQIAAVTARVSSLNALLEDNLRLLYSSSASLEVLEQKTSSLSSRTHVFVTTSRQVRRVMWLKSKKMYCVVAGAVVLILVVAWIL; this comes from the exons ATGGCTCCGCTCCCGTCGAGTCCGGGCTACCGCGGCGTCCCAGGGAGCCATCCGCAGCCCGGAAAAACGCTTCCTGTTTCTTCTGATTCTTCTCCTCGAGAACCACCTCGCTTCCCGTCTCTGGCCTCGCTCAGGCcttccgctctcctctcccccgctctctcccgacacgacgccctcgcgcgaACTCGCTCGATGTGTTCacagagcgccgcctcggcgtcgtctgcttcctcaaAGGActctgcatctgcgtcgTCGAGCACCAACTCGTCAGCCTCCTGCTCACCGCtgcgttcgccttctctgggGCCGaagtcgcctctcgccgcgtcgtctctgcgttgcTTTGCGGTGTTCACTCTGACGCCGcggggagaagaaaaagtcGCAGTTGCCTGGCGTGTCGGGCGCGCACAGAGGCCGGCATTCGAGTcggtcctccgccgcgtcgccgcggcgtaTCGG gctcgtctcctcgcgtcttcgtcggGCGAGGAGTTCCTCGGCGCAcaggagcgcctgcggcagcaaGTCCTGAGGTGGACGCAAGGTGCAGTCTTTTGTCTCTtggaggcgccgagggcgggcgTGCAGTTTGCCCCAGCCGAGATGCAGCTGTATGTCGCCGTCAGCGACTCGCTCCAGCTTCCGCCTGCCGTGGTCTTCGAGTTGATGGGGCTGGCGTGCCAGGAGTACGCGGCTCTGACTGGAAAGCGGTGGAGCAGAGTGGCTGCGCCCAACGGAGGCGAGCCTgaagacagcagcgagagcgaggcgtctgctcCGTCCTGGCCAGGGCGGAGGGCGTCTTTTTCGTCGACTTCCGAGAAtgccgagagcggcgcaggcgccgcaggcgagcgaaaCAGGCAGCGGGAAGCGCAAGTCACGCCCGCGACCCACCCCGACAGAGAACAGTGTGAAGAGGAAGCTTCTCCTCGGGCAACTTGTCTGCAAGGAAGGAGAAGGGgctccggaggcgacgggcggCG GGACCGTGCGGCTTTCGAGAACTTCCTCCACCTTCTGTTGATTCTGcccgagccgcggctgctgtccaGCTTCCGCAGGCAGatcgcgtcttcgcctctctcgacTTCTCTGTACTCGgttgcgtcgcctgcgccgtcctCTCGACTCTCCTCGTCTCGTGCTTCGCCCGTGCAAGggccgctgccctccgcctcggaTGCCTCGTTTGGCAGTCAGCActctccctcttcgctgcctcgcgtatcttctccgccctcgcgtgACACGCGGCATGCGcccgcccgtcgccgcgcggtggCTGAAGCTCGCGAGTCGACCGGAGACTCGCCGCCTGCCAGCGGCGGTGCGCCGAGtgacgcagagagccgcacggcctctgcagctccttcAGGTCTGTCGCCGGCGGAAACCTACCGCGAAACGcccggcgcgacgcagacggaTCTCGTTTGCCCCTCCGCTGTCCTTCCGTGCTCcatcgcctcctcggcgtctccacttttctctctccctttccgCTTCCTTCATCCCGAGCCCAGTCAGCGCGAGCTGGCACCTGCGaagtcgccgcctgcgcctcccgctgcgtcttctctttctcagATCGCTGCTGTGACGGCTCGAGTGTCGTCGTTGAATGCGCTCTTGGAGGACAACCTGCGGCTGCTGTattcctcctcggcgtcgctggaaGTGCTCGAGCAGAAgacctcttcgctctcctcgcgcacgcACGTCTTCGTCACCACCTCGCGACAAGTTCGCAGAGTTATGTGGCTGAAATCGAAAAAGATGTACTGCGTGGTGGCTGGAGCGGTCGTCCTCATCCTCGTTGTCGCCTGGATCTTgtga
- a CDS encoding G10 family protein (encoded by transcript BESB_006320) — protein MPKIRTLGKNKKPPEGWELLEPTLIELNRKMREAEMEPHEGKRKCESSWPLFKLHHQRSRYIYDCYYKRKAISKELYEYCLREGYADAKLIAKWKKPGYEKLCCLRCIQASDQNFSTTCICRVPKNSLSDTQQNIQCVHCGCRGCASGD, from the exons ATGCCAAAGATTCGCACGCTCGGCAAGAATAAGAAGCCGCCTGAGGGCTGGGAGCTGCTCGAGCCGACGCTTATCGAGCTGAACAGAAAAATGCGCGAAGCGGAGATGGAACCTCACGAGGGCAAGCGCAAATGCGAGTCGAGTTGGCCGCTCTTCAAGCTGCACCACCAGCGCTCAAGATACATCTATGACTGCTACTACAAGCGCAAGGCAATCTCGA AGGAACTGTACGAGTATTGCCTGCGCGAGGGGTACGCAGATGCGAAGCTGATTGCAAAGTGGAAGAAGCCGGGCTACGAGAagctctgctgcctgcgctgcaTCCAAGCGTCAGACCAGAACTTCTCCACGACCTGCATCTGCCGCGTCCCCAAAAACAGTCTGTCCGACACGCAACAG AACATCCAGTGCGTCCACTGCGGCTGCCGAGGCTGCGCCAGTGGAGATTAA
- a CDS encoding hypothetical protein (encoded by transcript BESB_006290), producing MLSSRGAAGPTTRSSASRLATRGFCGFRFVGVEWAVTRSVQQLGSRLWTAAAERAVPFMAESCERFVWRAPPCQVLAALRSELTSEHENRQVLLQILELYAPEVVTELRQRMQKPPPSTFPSLCLDSCGSGAPGALSEKFGSPSSAASPRAALTGRRSPFKAESLCRAPLRHAAHAGLDPREAHSRPFAAKESPGVPQVSAAHASQLNVATGSVAPCPTESPDASPTDRLRLLRRRGLLCGFAYGALNSECLPGGDASAPTPLEAGSGGSASSAAPAPDTARVREVPWNGSAAAPQWRPPPSNAEAPSRSPHMEAWAGGQTIPRSSLGTPCVACRPPPHRAAACHANCGCSAQSPLVSRELVSRGEPVIGRDAEGTPAAACQQEMENRESLKSRGNACNAPEVDGMTYMHARRPPREASRASCDGLAFIKPMSPPTPHCEPVARLALFEELERCCAPDGLAAVSQPLPRQCFPVEGRHGDAAPLEPNGCDAIRLTGDLESPSMINRGLRLLPAEPPLPPAEPEEEQTNTRGYLQASPERKTSKPPLFRNEDLSSKPRRLVQAATPLVGGGMQSPHTLSPAAPVAAGNRAMDGRALYRQGYTAGLPLQSCEAEVSLPSVRVRGTARKSAACGLDAEVAAPDADRGCQGDDAGALMQGTFGLKTKEKEASGVSRSEAQQVWLENPNLALGAARTCSSPPIASSRQGLSSLETSRQDGTPSINVRRGAPFAEELRVAERAAMREPVSGTPCGAKAEKGGREAVDETPVAGNKLGVSKLEPHGLSSTPLTRSPSAAPSVTSAALPFAESSQTSPPPCNPLSRSPEADSVDIGLSEDSQSASPLLLEARAANSSSSPLTQNWAELTRNSDEPGWSRQIEVASRGFRLSDLNEGRRCSDGQKGSNTSPDLRQRVRAGAARTIQKRWRLYKARKMVSSSVSQSCLAACASLLHDRGSPPVSRPANDRALLKCRTLEPRRCHSGWTGQSPEMTPNPIPPPEGKSPVTPQRQTESLRAPDSSPTTHQRGDEQYRALTLVSAKPEPSNQNARNPDATECNTLPFREVATRPQKERPLPPLPPGDMALALQEAKLRRQIRYYAEMHQFYSMQLQQNILDPSDGLEESFDRESFPRMLEGTDLNPLQMDINELLEHSAAFLGDAEPLRQ from the exons ATGCTGAGTTCACGTGGAGCAGCCGGACCCACCACGCGATCAAGTGCTTCCAGGCTTGCGACTCGGGGTTTCTGCGGCTTTCGCTTCGTTGGTGTGGAGTGGGCTGTGACTCGCAGTGTGCAGCAGTTGGGTAGCCGTCTGTGgacagcggccgcggaaCGAGCAGTCCCGTTCATGGCTGAGTCATGCGAGAGATTCGtgtggcgcgcgcctccgtgtCAGGTTCTTGCGGCCCTCCGTTCCGAGCTGACAAGCGAGCACGAAAACCGGCAGGTGCTTCTGCAGATTCTTGAGCTCTACGCGCCCGAAGTCGTCACGGAGCTTcgccagcgcatgcagaagccCCCTCCGAGCACATTTCCCTCTCTGTGCCTGGATTCGTGCGGCTCGGGCGCCCCTGGGGCGCTCTCCGAAAAGTTTGGCAGCCCGTCGTCAGCTGCCAGTCCTCGTGCTGCGCTGACGGGTAGGAGGTCGCCCTTCAAGGCAGAAAGCCTCTGCAGAGCACCTCTGCGGCATGCGGCTCACGCGGGGCTCGATCCGCGCGAAGCTCATTCCAGGCCGTTCGCAGCAAAGGAGTCGCCAGGCGTGCCACAggtctctgccgcgcacgcctcccAACTCAACGTGGCAACCGGAAGCGTCGCCCCATGCCCAACAGAATCTCCAGATGCGTCGCCTACGgaccgcctgcgcctgctgcggaggcgaggcctccTCTGTGGGTTCGCCTACGGCGCCTTGAACTCAGAATGCCTGCCGGGAGGGGACGCTTCGGCGCCCACGCCCCTCGAGGCCGGCAGCGGAGgttctgcttcctcggcggcgcctgcgccggacACAGCGCGGGTGCGTGAAGTCCCCTGGAACGGgagtgcagcggcgccgcaatggaggcctccgccttcgaACGCGGAAGCGCCCTCGCGTTCCCCGCATATGGAAGCCTGGGCAGGGGGGCAGACGATTCCTCGCTCTTCCCTCGGGACTCCATGTGTCGCTTGCAGGCCCCCGCCTCATCGGGCTGCTGCATGCCACGCGaactgcggctgcagcgcgcaaaGTCCACTCGTGAGCAGGGAGCTCGTCTCGCGTGGGGAGCCTGTCATAGGGAGGGATGCCGAGGGCACtcctgctgccgcctgccAGCAGGAGATGGAAAACAGAGAGAGCCTCAAGTCAAGGGGAAACGCCTGTAACGCGCCAGAAGTCGATGGCATGACTTACATgcacgcgcggagaccgccgcGGGAAGCCAGTCGGGCTTCGTGCGACGGCTTGGCCTTCATCAAACCCATGTCCCCCCCGACTCCGCACTGCGAAcccgtcgcgcgtctcgctctgtTCGAGGAGCTGGAGCGGTGCTGTGCTCCAGACGGTCTCGCTGCTGTCAGCCAGCCACTACCACGGCAGTGCTTCCCCGTAGAGGGGCGGCATGGGGACGCCGCTCCGCTGGAGCCAAATGGCTGCGATGCGATTCGTCTCACCGGCGACTTAGAGTCGCCGTCAATGATCAATAGAGGCCTGCGACTCTTGCCAGCTGagccgccgctcccgcctGCCGAACCCGAGGAGGAGCAAACAAACACTCGAGGCTATTTACAAGCCAGTCctgagagaaaaacgagcaAGCCGCCGCTCTTCAGAAACGAGGACCTGTCCAGCaagcctcgccgtctcgtccaggcggcgacgcccctCGTTGGGGGCGGCATGCAGAGCCCACACACTctctcgccggcagcgcctgtGGCAGCAGGAAACCGTGCCATGGACGGGAGGGCGCTCTATCGCCAGGGCTACACTGCGGGTTTGCCACTGCAATCCTGTGAGGCAGAGGTATCGTTACCCAgcgtgcgcgtgcgcgggaCTGCGCGGAAGTCCGCAGCCTGCGGGCTCGACGCGGAGGtggcggcgcccgacgccgacCGCGGTTGTCAAGGCGACGATGCAGGCGCCCTGATGCAAGGGACATTTGGCCTCAAAACaaaggagaaagaggctAGTGGAGTTAGCCGAtccgaggcgcagcaggtgTGGCTGGAAAACCCTAATCTAGCTCTGGGGGCAGCACGCACCTGCAGCTCGCCTCCAATTGCTTCCTCGCGACAGGGGCTGAGCAGCCTGGAGACTTCTAGGCAAGACGGAACGCCCTCAATAAAcgtgcgacgcggcgcgccgtttGCAGAAGAACTTCGGGTCGCTGAACGAGCTGCAATGCGCGAGCCAGTCTCAGGGACCCCCTGCGGAGCCAAGGCGGAgaaaggaggcagagaagccgTGGACGAGACGCCCGTCGCGGGAAACAAACTCGGTG TCTCCAAGCTGGAGCCGCACGGACTCTCGTCGACTCCGCTCACAAGAAGCCCGTCAGCAGCGCCGAGCGTGACTTCTGCTGCCTTACCCTTTGCCGAATCGAGTCAAACGTCACCGCCGCCATGCAATCCACTTTCGCGGTCGCCGGAAGCCGACTCAGTGGACATAGGGCTCAGCGAAGACTCGCAGTCAGCCAGTCCGCTGCTCCTGGAGGCCAGAGCGGCAAACTCCTCTAGCTCGCCACTAACGCAGAACTGGGCAGAGCTGACGAGGAACTCGGATGAGCCGGGATGGTCGCGGCAAATCGAAGTCGCATCAAGAGGTTTCCGGCTCTCCGACTTGAATGAAGGAAGGCGATGCAGTGACGGCCAG AAGGGCAGCAATACGAGCCCTgacctgcggcagcgcgtccgcgcgggaGCTGCGCGGACCATTCAGAAGCGCTGGCGTTTATACAAGGCGCGGAAGATGGTGTCGAGTTCCGTGTCTCAGTCCTGCttggctgcatgcgcttcgcTGCTACATGACCGGGGTTCGCCGCCAGTGAGCCGCCCGGCGAACGATCGAGCACTGCTCAAGTGCCGGACGTTGGAGCCGCGTCGTTGCCATTCCGGGTGGACGGGTCAGAGCCCAGAAATGACGCCCAACCCCATTCCACCGCCTGAAGGGAAGTCGCCTGTCACTCCCCAGCGGCAAACGGAATCGTTGCGCGCGCCGGACAGCTCTCCGACGACACACCAGCGAGGTGACGAGCAATACAGGGCACTCACACTGGTTTCAGCAAAGCCAGAGCCCTCTAACCAAAACGCACGCAATCCTG ATGCAACAGAATGCAACACTCTTCCCTTTCGAGAGGTGGCAACTCGTCCGCAGAAAGAACGCCCGCTTCCGCCATTGCCGCCTGGCGACATGGCTCTGGCGCTTCAAGAAGCGAAACTGCGGCGGCAAATACGATATTACGCGGAAATGCACCAGTTCTACTCAATGCAGCTACAGCAGAACATTCTAGACCCGTCTGACGGGCTGGAGGAAAGTTTCGACAGAGAGTCTTTCCCCCGCATGCTAGAGGGTACGGACTTGAATCCTCTCCAAATGGACATAAACGAACTGCTGGAACATTCTGCCGCTTTcctcggcgacgccgaaCCGCTGCGTCAGTGA
- a CDS encoding DNA-directed RNA polymerase I RPA43 (encoded by transcript BESB_006310): protein MAQVPWEKLSQRPVSEAEAGEFLSRCLFQLRRCSLSSASDGTGVDGALIQQSEVVRQLRSVHAAVSQSQRLFSSRSAQPRASGETTTARDSEASFKDLADLRRSVFHVIKAKGMIQLLPRHLGNAKLGINLYLLNFLLKYLPEFHGVWLAVDGFRVLQPKSAHGSSACPLGYMIPDVDTGGGVMLFEIEVNCLVFKPKTNAMLIGRLQTVRPSHVRLLWLGLFSAVVPRHRLSRAYEIDQEQKKLIQQKGGAAIEQGDLVCFQLMSYTQGSRAELVSLEGSLESAYAGLVVSTKSEEAEKKKKKTHGARRGSEEEPAEGSESPNAKKKQTSHDEDRDRDAAPEEGKKKKRRKHEEENEDEGNAAAGEKASEPGRDGHDESDGEEEEKSKKKKKKRRDDDRETEEEEAASSKPEADEEGEVGEKKKKKERARKSHSHQEEETSPAAAHWRKDKQAGGEGVKRKAKHESREEADRAHVGKRKEEREDTGPADASPEHRKKKRK from the exons ATGGCGCAAGTCCCGTGGGAGAAACTCTCCCAGAGGCCGGTctccgaggcggaggctggcgagTTCCTTTCGCGGTGCCTGTttcagctgcggcgctgttcactctcgtctgcgtctgacGGCACGGGCGTCGATGGCGCCTTGATTCAACAGAGCGAAGTCGTGCGGCAACTCCGCAGTGTGCATGCAGCCGTGAGCCagtcgcagcgcctcttctcaTCTCGCAGCGCCCAACCGCGCGCTTCGGGGGAGACGACGACCGCTCGCGATTCAGAGGCGAGCTTCAAAGACCTCGCGGACCTGCGCAGGAGTGTCTTCCACGTCATTAAAGCCAA GGGTATGATTcagcttcttccgcgccacCTGGGAAACGCCAAGCTCGGCATCAACCTGTATCTTCTCAACTTCCTTCTCAA GTATCTCCCCGAATTTCACGGCGTCTGGCTGGCTGTCGACGGCTTTCGTGTGCTGCAACCCAAGAGCGCCcacggcagcagcgcgtgccCGCTGGGCTACATGATTCCCGATGTCGAtacgggcggcggcgtgatGCTTTTCGAAATCGAAGTCAACTGCCTCGTCTTCAAGCCGAAGACTAACGCCATGCTCA TTGGTCGCCTGCAGACCGTCCGCCCCAGCCACGTGAGACTTCTCTGGCTCGGGCTGTTCAGCGCGGTCGTTCCGCGACATcgactctctcgcgcctATGAGATTGACCAA GAGCAGAAGAAGCTCATTCAACAGAAAGGCGGAGCCGCCATCGAACAAGGCGACCTCGTTTGCTTCCAGTTGATGAG CTACACGCAAGGCTCCCGTGCTGAGTTGGTGAGCTTGGAAGGGAGCCTTGAATCGGCGTACGCCGGCCTCGTGGTCAGCacgaagagcgaggaagcagagaagaaaaagaagaagacacaCGGTGCACGCCGCGGTAGCGAAGAGGAACCCGCAGAGGGCAGCGAATCTCcgaacgcgaagaagaagcagacctCTCACGACGAGGACAGGGACAGAGACGCAGCTCCCGAGgaagggaagaagaaaaagaggagaaagcACGAAGAGGAAAATGAAGACGAGGGcaacgcggcggctggcgagaaGGCCTCCGAGCCGGGGCGCGACGGTCACGACGAGTcagacggagaggaggaagaaaagtcaaagaaaaagaagaagaagagaagagacgatgacagagagacagaggaagaagaggcagcctCGTCCAAGCCCGAGGCGGATGAAGAGGGCGAAGttggggagaagaagaaaaagaaagagagagcaAGGAAGTCCCACAGCCACCAAGAGGAAGAGACAAGTCCGGCGGCCGCTCACTGGCGGAAAGACAAAcaagcaggcggcgaaggagtaaagagaaaagcgaaacaCGAGAGtagagaggaagcagaccgAGCCCACGTGGGAAAAcgcaaagaagagagagaggacacgGGCCCTGCTGACGCCAGCCCTGAGCacaggaagaagaaacgaaagTAA
- a CDS encoding ABC1 family protein (encoded by transcript BESB_006340): MEKLEAAKKYAEAQAGGEHPEESKDEAARKQKDSARRRERQRLHRERALRKLRKVRNGRRDEDSDPEEEEADRAGSRRTSRGGSGLRTNAQASSASPRGARRGASDSRREGGQRATERSLHRRDEDEDEARGAGRLDRGSPSEPVSPHGCSRVLSPSPPGLSRPLRGAAAAQAGEQLPAPAAPIPRVSALDLIRKKPHVMDPLLYDSRRIVSKNVPPTNGRFTAYGLARLYAAIAAGEILDSATLEAARTPATVDGSLETLLLTGGGSRVWGLGYQLYECTQMEASHLAVPPPPTPTSLWRMRAAQSFGRRSTLHASEFAARFLRFQEARSGETETPAGAASTPLSPTAFHSPAASCLYARPSSSSCFARGATPEPAARLRATESPRGLERAALTLGANSAYSRGLGVGAGAAAESGGGLGRRSPKGIPYLSTASANAEGRRDGGTVVGFGHGDFGGSIALCFPELKLSIAILVNDVLTGPQASREILEFILRKFGLEPRWSTAVDFEEVLANLTPKQEPTR; the protein is encoded by the exons ATGGAGAagctcgaggccgcgaagaagtacgcggaggcgcaggcgggcggcgagcaTCCAGAGGAGAGCAaggacgaggccgcgcggaagcagaaggactcggcgcggcgacgcgagaggcagcgcctgcaCAGGGAGCGCGCGTTGAGGAAGCTGCGAAAGGTCCGAAACggaaggcgcgacgaggacTCCGAccccgaggaagaagaggccgacAGAGCCGGTAGCCGGCGGACGtcgagaggaggcagcggactCAGGACgaacgcgcaggcgtcgtcggcgtcgccgcgcggcgcccggcgggGCGCCTCGGATTCTCGCCGCGAAGGGgggcagagggcgacggagaggagccTACATCGACGA gacgaagacgaggacgaggcacgcggcgccggccgactagaccgcggctcgccgtccGAGCCCGTGTCACCCCACGGCTGCTCGCGTGtgctgtctccgtcgccgccggggctctcgcgcccgctgcgcggcgccgcagcggcgcaggccggcgagcagctgccggcgcctgctgcgccgatTCCGCGAGTCTCTGCGCTCGACTTGATTCGGAAGAAGCCGCACGTGATGGATCCCCTCCTTTACGACAGCCGCCGAATCGTCTCCAAGAACGTCCCGCCGACCAACGGGCGCTTCACCGCCTacgggctcgcgcggctgtacgccgcgatcgccgccggcgaaatCCTCGACAGCGCGAcgctcgaggctgcgcgcacgccggcgaCAGTCGACGGCAGCCTGGAGACGCTGCTGTTGACCGGAGGCGGCAGTCGCGTCTGGGGACTCGGCTACCAACTCTACGAGTGCACGCAGATGGAGGCGAGCCACCTCGCGGtacctccgccgccgacgccgacgagcctctggcgcatgcgtgcagcTCAGTCCTTCGGCCGGCGCAGCACGCTTCACGCCTCAGAGTTCGCCGCGCGGTTTCTACGGTtccaggaggcgcgcagcggcgaaacGGAGAcacctgcaggcgcggcatCGACGCCGCTGTCACCCACCGCGTTCCACTCGCCTGCCGCATCCTGCCTGTACGCGCgtccttcgtcctcgtcctgctttgcgcgaggcgcgacgccggagcCCGCAGCCCGACTCCGGGCGACCGAGAGCCCCCGGGGGCTCGAGCGGGCCGCGTTGACCTTGGGGGCGAATTCGGCGTATAGTCGGGGCCTGGGagtgggcgccggcgcagcagcggagagcgggGGAGGGTTGGGCAGGCGAAGCCCGAAAGGGATTCCGTATCTCTCGACTGCGAGCGCAAACGCtgaaggccgcagagacggcggcacTGTCGTCGGTTTTGGCCATGGCGACTTCGGTGGCAGCATCGCCCTCTGCTTCCCGGAGTTGAAGCTGTCAATTGCGATCCTCGTGAACGACGTGCTCACAGGCCCGCAG GCTTCTCGAGAGATTTTGGAATTCATTCTGAGGAAGTTCGGCCTCGAGCCGCGATGGTCGACTGCCGTGGACTTCGAGGAGGTTCTCGCAAACCTCACGCCCAAGCAGGAGCCGACTCGGTGA